A genomic window from Arthrobacter sp. FW305-BF8 includes:
- a CDS encoding AfsR/SARP family transcriptional regulator has product MEQDGAHFQLKLLQRWQLFCGPAEIHVPSRQQRLVSALALIGPRPRRYLSGLLWPDSPEVRALESLRVSVHLMSRQSPGLIVADGPILSLTNSLSVDLHQFLDHLRACELSESCSAPDGCLSQLQRAELLPGWYEDWVVLEQNRLRNIRLRALVLHAGRWLEQGEAAKAAEAAQNALELEPLHETSIGFLMHAELELGNRPGALHAFESFKALLAAELGVQPSRHLSRLAQRIRV; this is encoded by the coding sequence ATGGAACAGGACGGCGCCCACTTTCAGCTGAAGCTGTTGCAACGCTGGCAACTATTTTGCGGGCCAGCCGAAATTCATGTCCCGTCCAGACAGCAGCGGCTGGTCAGCGCGTTGGCGCTAATCGGCCCCCGCCCCCGCCGCTATCTCAGCGGACTCCTGTGGCCGGACAGCCCTGAAGTCCGCGCCTTAGAAAGTCTGCGCGTAAGCGTGCATCTGATGTCGCGCCAAAGTCCCGGACTGATTGTGGCCGACGGCCCGATTCTCTCCTTGACGAACAGCCTGAGCGTGGACCTCCACCAATTTCTCGACCATCTCAGGGCCTGTGAGCTATCAGAATCATGCTCTGCCCCAGATGGATGTTTATCGCAACTGCAGCGCGCTGAGCTGCTCCCCGGCTGGTATGAAGACTGGGTCGTACTCGAGCAAAACCGGTTACGGAACATCCGGCTGCGCGCCTTGGTGCTGCACGCTGGCCGATGGCTCGAGCAGGGGGAAGCTGCAAAGGCTGCCGAGGCCGCTCAAAACGCACTCGAACTCGAGCCCCTCCACGAAACCAGCATCGGGTTCCTGATGCACGCCGAACTGGAGCTTGGTAATCGCCCCGGAGCACTGCATGCCTTTGAATCCTTCAAGGCACTCCTGGCCGCCGAACTCGGCGTGCAGCCCTCAAGGCATCTTTCCAGGCTTGCGCAGCGTATCCGGGTATAG
- a CDS encoding response regulator transcription factor, which translates to MTLRVAIADDSALLRRGLSALLQSEGLEVVGEASDGAKLLDVIDTHGADVAVVDIRMPPTYTVEGIQTAETIKSRYPKTGVLLLSQYVETENAMSLLKNGAKGLGYLLKERVSDVDEFVDALQRVSAGGTAIDPDLVTRLVTRPHAGHTPGDDLTSRERSVLELMAEGRTNQAIGKSLFLGERTVEAHIRSIFLKLDLRPEPEDHRRVLAVLTYLRGGGLRRA; encoded by the coding sequence ATGACACTGCGTGTTGCCATTGCTGATGACTCGGCTTTGCTGCGCCGAGGACTGTCCGCCTTGCTGCAGTCGGAGGGACTGGAAGTCGTGGGCGAGGCTTCCGATGGAGCGAAATTGCTGGACGTGATTGATACACACGGTGCCGATGTCGCAGTGGTGGACATCCGCATGCCTCCCACGTACACGGTTGAGGGCATCCAGACCGCTGAGACCATAAAAAGCAGGTACCCCAAGACAGGCGTTCTCCTGCTGTCCCAGTACGTAGAGACGGAAAACGCGATGTCACTCCTGAAGAACGGGGCCAAAGGGCTGGGTTACCTGCTCAAGGAACGTGTGTCTGATGTTGACGAATTCGTTGACGCACTCCAGCGCGTTTCTGCTGGAGGCACGGCCATCGACCCTGATCTGGTGACACGGCTCGTGACCCGCCCACATGCAGGTCACACCCCAGGGGATGACCTCACGAGCCGGGAGCGGAGTGTCCTTGAACTCATGGCCGAAGGGCGCACCAATCAGGCAATAGGAAAGTCACTTTTTCTGGGCGAGCGGACCGTAGAGGCTCATATCCGAAGTATCTTCCTCAAACTCGACCTGAGGCCTGAACCCGAGGACCACAGGCGCGTGCTTGCCGTCCTCACGTACCTTCGGGGCGGCGGACTCCGCCGGGCATGA
- a CDS encoding sensor histidine kinase, which translates to MTPRQLICVLGVTAGVLVLVLASVDWSPTALQDPARTIGLNAQGVVRWGEHPNRAPFSALELTLFIGVGLAFVVAGITAWHSRPARNPGVLLCAAGWLWLAAGIRRSSDPLAFTLGVTLTLMYQPPLLHLALSFPLGVLRTRAEKAAVGFFFGSWLVASVLGWAFFDPRLHVAEGESTSRNLLLLWDSAEIMTTLGNAIRTFQIAVGVAIVVILVGRWRTGTKAYRSSFLPLWLAVIVKTAATVWVSLAVIQLSGSLSIEALLWQYPATAIVPLSVLLGLWRYRFARGTLGDLMVEVGSAPMSDRLVAALRRSVHDPTLTLLRWLPDKASFVDTAGIPQPLPDGSTGRASMVLERHGTPVGALVFDGALQDQPQLLAAVRSATSLALENQQMEQQLREQLVEVRRSRERIVTAGDSRRRQLERDLHDGAQQRLVAVSMELARAKRATDPQELRSLVEQARADLSDALNELRELARGVYPPSLRERGLAGSITALAERSTLPVELDLRSCSGLPAHVELAAYFICAEAVTNAIKYAEASSVRICIDACERELRMEIVDDGIGGAQPGPDGGLLGVADRAAALGGTLSIDSPDGRGTTIRAILPFSTDPESDLP; encoded by the coding sequence ATGACTCCACGCCAGCTCATTTGTGTGTTGGGGGTAACCGCAGGCGTCCTTGTCCTTGTCCTGGCTTCTGTTGACTGGTCGCCCACGGCACTTCAAGATCCCGCACGAACCATAGGCCTGAATGCCCAAGGCGTGGTTCGATGGGGCGAGCACCCGAACCGGGCACCGTTCTCAGCTCTTGAGTTGACGTTGTTTATAGGCGTGGGGCTTGCTTTCGTGGTGGCCGGAATCACCGCCTGGCATAGCCGGCCGGCGCGGAACCCGGGCGTCCTGTTGTGCGCTGCGGGCTGGCTGTGGCTGGCGGCGGGTATACGTCGCTCCAGTGACCCTCTGGCTTTCACGCTCGGGGTGACACTCACGCTCATGTATCAGCCGCCTTTGCTGCATCTGGCGCTCAGCTTTCCCTTGGGAGTGCTGCGCACCAGGGCCGAGAAGGCTGCGGTCGGTTTCTTCTTCGGTTCCTGGCTGGTGGCCTCCGTTCTGGGCTGGGCGTTCTTTGACCCGCGATTGCACGTTGCGGAGGGGGAGTCCACCTCCCGGAACCTGCTGCTTCTATGGGACAGCGCGGAGATCATGACCACTCTTGGTAATGCGATCCGCACGTTCCAGATCGCGGTGGGAGTCGCGATCGTGGTGATTCTCGTCGGCCGGTGGCGCACAGGGACGAAAGCATACAGGTCGTCATTCTTGCCGCTTTGGCTTGCGGTCATCGTAAAGACGGCGGCCACCGTCTGGGTGTCGCTGGCTGTAATCCAGCTGTCAGGGTCTTTGTCCATCGAGGCGCTACTCTGGCAGTATCCGGCAACGGCAATTGTGCCGCTCTCAGTTCTGTTGGGGCTTTGGCGCTACAGGTTTGCGCGGGGCACCCTGGGCGATCTGATGGTGGAAGTCGGCTCCGCCCCGATGAGTGACAGGCTGGTGGCGGCGCTACGCCGGTCCGTTCACGATCCAACCCTCACACTGCTCCGTTGGTTACCGGACAAGGCGTCCTTTGTCGACACCGCGGGAATCCCCCAGCCGTTGCCGGACGGTTCAACTGGGCGCGCCTCCATGGTGTTGGAGCGTCACGGGACACCGGTAGGGGCATTGGTTTTTGACGGCGCCCTCCAAGACCAGCCGCAATTGCTTGCCGCTGTGCGTAGCGCAACTTCCTTGGCACTTGAAAACCAGCAGATGGAACAACAGCTCAGGGAGCAGCTCGTTGAGGTCCGCCGGTCCCGGGAGCGGATCGTCACGGCAGGAGACTCCCGGCGTCGTCAGCTCGAACGGGATCTTCATGACGGCGCCCAGCAACGGCTGGTCGCGGTGTCCATGGAGCTCGCCCGGGCCAAACGCGCGACTGATCCTCAGGAATTACGAAGCCTGGTCGAGCAGGCAAGGGCCGATCTTTCGGACGCTCTTAATGAACTGCGCGAATTGGCCAGGGGTGTATATCCTCCTTCGTTGCGGGAAAGGGGTTTGGCGGGCTCCATCACCGCGCTGGCCGAGCGGTCAACATTGCCGGTGGAGCTGGATCTTCGGTCATGCAGCGGGCTGCCGGCTCACGTGGAGTTGGCCGCCTACTTCATCTGCGCCGAAGCCGTCACCAATGCCATTAAGTATGCGGAGGCGTCCTCGGTGCGAATCTGCATCGACGCATGTGAAAGAGAGTTGCGAATGGAGATAGTGGACGACGGCATTGGTGGTGCGCAGCCCGGCCCCGACGGCGGACTGCTGGGGGTTGCCGACCGGGCGGCGGCACTCGGCGGAACCTTGTCAATCGACAGTCCTGATGGTCGTGGTACGACAATACGCGCCATCCTTCCTTTCTCCACGGACCCGGAAAGCGACCTGCCATGA
- a CDS encoding ferredoxin reductase, giving the protein MIELRPDTAIQEPQRIRGLEMPWNRVMGSTEGPARAAHALGPWHPQEFTAECVEVVPEAGGMMTFVFRRCDGAPLAFRAGQYVNVAFPVNGEDQDPVDRSYSLSSSPTQPWTFNITVKRDPTGLVSPWVHENVKPGTVLEMLGPVGAFHLPDADRRARYLLLAAGAGITPIMSMVRTIHSLPGQADVVVLYHGAEAGGYAFHQELAYIASVDSRVKVFYALGDRSKPEGWEWLSGRLTAAMLDEVAPDANGRQVYACGPEGYLNTATELLGKVGVDDTSINMEFFSGDRQTLLEYQAEIALAEDIAEEIAEEIADSAEDYYESQPTAFGLYEPGYNAEGPLKATGLPLELMDTAPYSEAPDGSSNVGPETVSPDASSFDTVGTGSLTLSFVRTGINVRIDPDEHILGVAQRSGVRIGANCKEGMCGSCKIVKLSGEVEMNHQGGIRAREIDAGKFLPCCSTARTDMVIDA; this is encoded by the coding sequence ATGATTGAACTCCGCCCCGACACGGCAATCCAGGAACCACAGCGCATCCGCGGCCTTGAGATGCCGTGGAACAGGGTGATGGGCAGCACCGAGGGACCCGCCCGCGCTGCCCACGCATTGGGCCCCTGGCATCCGCAGGAGTTCACGGCGGAATGCGTCGAGGTCGTTCCCGAGGCGGGCGGCATGATGACCTTCGTGTTCCGCCGCTGCGACGGTGCGCCCCTGGCGTTCCGTGCGGGCCAGTACGTGAACGTCGCCTTTCCCGTAAACGGCGAGGACCAGGATCCGGTGGACCGCAGCTACTCGCTGTCCAGTTCGCCCACCCAGCCGTGGACCTTCAACATCACAGTCAAACGCGACCCCACTGGACTCGTCTCACCCTGGGTGCACGAGAACGTCAAACCCGGCACCGTCCTCGAGATGCTCGGACCGGTCGGGGCGTTCCACCTGCCTGACGCCGACCGCCGGGCACGGTACCTCTTGCTGGCCGCCGGCGCAGGAATCACCCCCATCATGTCGATGGTGCGGACCATCCACTCCCTGCCCGGACAGGCCGATGTCGTGGTGCTCTACCACGGAGCGGAGGCCGGAGGATATGCCTTCCACCAGGAGCTTGCCTACATCGCCTCCGTGGACTCGCGAGTCAAGGTCTTCTACGCGCTGGGTGACCGCAGCAAACCCGAAGGGTGGGAATGGCTCAGCGGAAGGCTGACGGCGGCCATGCTCGACGAGGTTGCCCCCGATGCCAATGGCCGCCAGGTCTATGCCTGCGGCCCCGAGGGTTACCTGAACACCGCCACCGAGCTACTGGGGAAGGTCGGCGTCGACGACACCTCCATCAACATGGAATTCTTCTCGGGAGATCGCCAGACGCTCCTTGAATACCAGGCGGAGATCGCGCTTGCAGAGGACATTGCCGAGGAAATCGCCGAGGAAATCGCAGATTCCGCCGAGGACTATTATGAAAGCCAGCCCACAGCGTTCGGGCTCTACGAACCCGGCTACAACGCCGAGGGACCCCTGAAGGCCACGGGGCTGCCGCTGGAACTCATGGACACGGCGCCCTATTCCGAAGCCCCCGACGGAAGTTCGAACGTGGGGCCGGAGACCGTGTCCCCTGATGCCTCGAGCTTCGACACGGTCGGAACGGGAAGCCTCACCCTGTCCTTCGTGCGCACCGGCATCAATGTACGCATCGACCCCGACGAACACATCCTCGGGGTAGCCCAACGTTCAGGCGTCAGGATCGGCGCGAACTGCAAGGAAGGGATGTGCGGCTCCTGCAAGATCGTCAAGCTTTCCGGGGAAGTCGAGATGAACCACCAGGGCGGGATCCGAGCACGGGAAATCGATGCCGGCAAGTTCCTGCCCTGCTGCTCCACCGCGCGGACCGATATGGTGATCGATGCCTAA
- a CDS encoding aromatic ring-hydroxylating oxygenase subunit alpha, with the protein MSVPVNLPLNSRGKLASSLPAEQLAEITELFDLRRAGYSLDAPFYADATIFNIDMQAIFGKHWIFAASIAELPEPGDYVTVDYGPYSLIVLRNDDGGVNVLHNVCRHRGARVLTEPAGSTGNLVCGYHSWTYSPNGDLIHASAPGETKFDKGCFGLKRAHSRVFAGLIFVCIGDEPPADFDETGKIFEPYLAPHDLSKTKIAYQQNIIEEGNWKLVMENNRECYHCDGHPELACSLFPTWGLTEGLVPAHLEEVWDRNKEAQSSLEERCRRYGLPYEVVEELDTRIAGIRISRESLDGEGESFSADGRRLSKKLLGDLRDFRLGRCSMHLQPNSWFHFLGDHVITFAVFPVNEHQTLVRTTWLVADDAVEGVDYDLEKLTYTWKQTNLQDKAFVELCQKGASSPAYEPGPYMKSEYQVEAFINWYVQRVQEHLA; encoded by the coding sequence ATGTCTGTTCCAGTGAACTTGCCCCTCAATTCGCGCGGAAAACTCGCTTCATCGTTGCCTGCCGAGCAGCTGGCGGAAATCACCGAGTTGTTCGATCTCCGGCGCGCGGGATATTCCCTCGATGCCCCCTTCTACGCTGATGCGACGATTTTCAACATCGACATGCAGGCAATTTTTGGCAAGCACTGGATCTTTGCTGCCAGCATCGCCGAGCTCCCGGAGCCGGGCGACTACGTCACCGTCGACTACGGACCCTACTCCTTGATCGTTCTGCGCAACGACGACGGCGGCGTTAACGTCCTGCACAATGTGTGCCGCCACCGCGGCGCCCGCGTCCTGACGGAACCCGCGGGGTCAACGGGAAATCTTGTATGCGGCTATCACTCCTGGACCTACTCCCCCAACGGAGATTTGATCCATGCCTCGGCACCGGGGGAAACGAAGTTCGACAAGGGCTGCTTCGGCCTCAAGCGCGCCCACAGCCGCGTGTTCGCCGGACTCATCTTCGTCTGCATTGGGGACGAACCGCCGGCGGATTTCGACGAAACCGGAAAGATATTCGAGCCTTACCTCGCGCCCCACGATCTGTCGAAGACGAAAATCGCCTACCAGCAGAACATCATCGAGGAGGGCAACTGGAAGCTCGTCATGGAGAACAACCGTGAGTGCTACCACTGCGACGGCCACCCGGAGCTCGCGTGCTCCCTCTTTCCCACCTGGGGCCTGACGGAGGGCCTGGTCCCGGCCCATCTCGAGGAAGTGTGGGACCGTAACAAGGAAGCGCAGTCATCGCTCGAGGAGCGTTGCAGGCGCTATGGCCTTCCCTATGAGGTCGTCGAGGAGCTCGACACGCGCATAGCTGGAATCCGCATCTCACGGGAATCGCTTGACGGTGAGGGCGAATCGTTCTCGGCCGATGGGCGCAGGCTCTCCAAGAAGCTGCTCGGTGACTTGCGGGACTTCCGCCTTGGCCGCTGCTCGATGCACCTGCAGCCCAACAGCTGGTTCCATTTCCTCGGGGACCACGTCATCACGTTCGCCGTCTTCCCCGTCAACGAACACCAGACACTGGTACGCACCACTTGGCTGGTGGCTGACGACGCCGTGGAAGGCGTGGATTACGATCTGGAGAAACTCACCTACACCTGGAAGCAGACAAATCTGCAGGACAAGGCGTTCGTGGAGCTGTGCCAGAAGGGCGCCAGCAGCCCCGCCTACGAGCCCGGCCCCTACATGAAGAGCGAATACCAGGTCGAGGCGTTCATCAACTGGTACGTACAGCGTGTGCAGGAGCACTTGGCATGA
- a CDS encoding O-antigen ligase family protein: protein MALLFGFATVHAGWLRCLLAATGFSVGVTAVIWRTAMEDHQDRPDLWRESLQRIADHPLLGEGPAPAPFSPGFPGARVTTHAHNEIRQWGIE from the coding sequence ATGGCACTTCTCTTCGGCTTCGCCACGGTCCACGCGGGATGGCTACGGTGCCTGCTTGCAGCGACAGGTTTCTCCGTCGGCGTGACGGCGGTGATCTGGCGCACCGCCATGGAGGATCACCAGGACCGGCCTGACCTTTGGCGGGAATCGCTGCAGCGCATCGCCGACCATCCGCTGCTGGGCGAGGGACCGGCGCCAGCACCCTTTTCCCCTGGCTTCCCTGGCGCGCGGGTCACCACGCATGCCCACAACGAGATCCGGCAGTGGGGAATAGAGTAG
- a CDS encoding DUF6226 family protein has product MCGCDACDQTARSEADRLELLVLAVAAGSYSEGYPLGSRRWMDYGLTAVDGSATEGGRSESGSVSVARLRDAGTRLRDIVDGWRPWPLRGT; this is encoded by the coding sequence GTGTGCGGCTGTGATGCATGTGACCAGACCGCAAGGTCCGAGGCGGACCGGTTGGAATTGCTGGTGTTGGCGGTGGCCGCTGGCAGTTACAGCGAAGGCTATCCGCTGGGCAGCCGACGATGGATGGACTATGGACTGACTGCGGTGGACGGTTCCGCTACTGAAGGCGGCCGCAGCGAATCCGGCTCGGTGTCAGTTGCACGGCTTCGGGACGCAGGGACCCGGCTCCGGGACATCGTTGACGGATGGCGCCCCTGGCCCCTGCGCGGGACCTGA
- a CDS encoding patatin-like phospholipase family protein, whose amino-acid sequence MPYQILTRDQHFLSDGTPKRILSLDGGGLRGILSLGILEKIEGLLRERHGAGNDFRLGHYFDLIAGTSTGAIIAAALAQGWSVGELTDKYFSLGRRVFERGLLRQILLRAKYDEQSLVAELKEVFGADTTLGGPELLTGLLIVIKRLDSGSPWPVSNNPHGRYFVAANNGRMGNGDYPLWQVVRASTAAPSYFRPETISITGGRNVSPVTGSFIDGGASPFNNPALQALMYAILEGYRVGWETGSDKLLLVSVGTGAADPAVSKAKLTASHALRALKSVLQDCAVQQETMLQWMSASPTARIIDRELGGLEGDLLNGAPVMSYLRYNVDLRPESVRTLDGTLAAMDTTALSAMDAPGNMEVLHRLGGLAAARDVRDTDFGTVFDLPPA is encoded by the coding sequence ATGCCCTACCAAATACTGACTCGGGACCAGCATTTCCTCAGTGATGGTACGCCGAAGCGCATTCTTTCACTCGACGGCGGCGGGCTGAGGGGCATTTTGAGCCTCGGTATCTTGGAGAAGATCGAGGGCCTGCTACGCGAACGCCATGGCGCCGGCAACGACTTCCGTCTTGGCCACTACTTTGACTTGATTGCAGGCACATCCACCGGGGCGATCATAGCGGCAGCCCTTGCCCAGGGCTGGAGCGTCGGCGAACTCACGGACAAGTACTTCAGTCTCGGGCGGCGAGTCTTTGAACGAGGCCTTCTCCGCCAAATTCTTCTGCGGGCTAAGTACGACGAGCAGTCCCTGGTTGCCGAGTTGAAGGAGGTCTTCGGCGCGGACACGACTTTGGGCGGTCCCGAGCTGCTGACCGGCCTGCTGATAGTCATCAAGCGCTTGGACAGCGGTAGCCCTTGGCCGGTGTCCAACAACCCCCACGGCAGGTACTTTGTCGCAGCAAACAACGGCAGGATGGGAAACGGAGACTATCCCCTCTGGCAGGTTGTCCGGGCTTCCACCGCCGCGCCGTCCTATTTCAGGCCGGAAACCATCTCCATCACGGGCGGACGAAATGTGAGCCCGGTGACTGGCAGTTTCATCGATGGTGGGGCCAGTCCTTTCAACAACCCTGCACTTCAGGCCCTTATGTACGCCATTCTGGAAGGTTACCGAGTGGGCTGGGAGACCGGTTCAGACAAGCTGCTGCTCGTATCAGTCGGTACAGGTGCGGCCGATCCCGCTGTCAGTAAGGCCAAACTGACGGCAAGCCACGCCCTGCGGGCGCTGAAATCTGTGCTGCAGGACTGCGCGGTTCAGCAGGAAACAATGCTCCAGTGGATGTCCGCCAGCCCAACGGCAAGGATCATCGATCGGGAACTGGGCGGGCTGGAGGGCGATCTGCTAAATGGTGCGCCAGTGATGAGTTATTTGCGTTATAACGTGGACCTGCGGCCGGAGAGTGTGCGGACGCTGGACGGAACCCTTGCCGCGATGGACACCACAGCGCTTAGCGCCATGGATGCGCCGGGCAACATGGAGGTCCTGCACCGGCTGGGCGGGCTGGCCGCGGCACGGGATGTGCGGGACACTGATTTTGGTACGGTTTTTGACCTGCCACCGGCGTAA
- a CDS encoding DUF3090 domain-containing protein — MPTRVHEFVWPDRVVIGTVGVPGARTFYLQVRSGTQIVSIALEKQQSALLAEKIDEILYQLITVEGNRFSVPSRTPIELVDNDPLEPVQEQFRTGAMSLGWDPTTAHVVIEAYHIADVDTGDNSESHDHDGAEVPEMLLVRMPVGTARAFAKRTRKVVDAGRPICPLCGYPVDVDGHICTPPEV; from the coding sequence ATGCCTACACGTGTTCACGAGTTTGTCTGGCCTGATCGCGTCGTCATCGGCACCGTCGGCGTTCCTGGCGCGCGCACGTTCTATCTGCAGGTACGCTCAGGGACGCAAATTGTTTCTATTGCTCTGGAGAAGCAGCAGTCCGCTCTGCTCGCCGAGAAAATTGACGAGATTCTCTATCAGCTCATCACCGTCGAAGGCAACCGCTTCAGTGTTCCCAGCAGGACTCCCATCGAATTGGTCGACAACGATCCACTCGAACCCGTTCAGGAGCAGTTTCGCACCGGCGCGATGAGCCTAGGCTGGGATCCGACGACGGCGCATGTGGTCATAGAGGCTTACCACATCGCCGATGTCGACACTGGTGACAACAGCGAATCCCATGATCACGACGGCGCTGAAGTACCTGAAATGCTGTTGGTACGGATGCCGGTAGGCACCGCTCGCGCCTTCGCCAAGCGCACACGTAAGGTAGTAGACGCCGGACGTCCCATATGCCCGCTCTGCGGTTACCCCGTAGACGTCGACGGACATATCTGCACTCCTCCCGAGGTCTAA
- a CDS encoding LysR family transcriptional regulator has product MIDPRLITLRVFARCGTVGATAELTGYSPSAVSAQLRELQRVLGMQLLTKDGRGVRLTATGRFLVAGSDTLIAEWESLRAAAMEAGDQVQSRFGLGGFSTAAAQLLAPLAATLRSTRPLLEVHVLEANPARCFDLLVAERIDLAVVVAMQSDTYGEDDPRFEQTVLLDDPLDVIIPSNHPLASRETVTLEELASEPWITEATGSTYHALFTAAFTAVGVTPRIAHEAVEWETQIAFVGAGLGVGLLPRLAPLRSAENVVRLRITGNGKPARRIVAAVRRGSIASPLIQESLGILQVRASHILAARPEDDL; this is encoded by the coding sequence ATGATTGATCCACGGCTAATAACACTTCGGGTGTTTGCCCGGTGCGGCACCGTTGGCGCAACCGCGGAGCTCACGGGTTATTCTCCCTCTGCCGTCTCCGCACAATTGCGGGAGCTCCAGCGCGTGCTTGGAATGCAACTGCTGACGAAGGACGGCCGGGGCGTGCGACTTACTGCCACGGGCCGCTTTCTCGTGGCGGGCTCGGACACCCTGATTGCGGAATGGGAGAGCCTGCGCGCCGCGGCTATGGAGGCCGGCGACCAGGTCCAGTCCCGTTTTGGGCTCGGTGGATTCTCCACGGCGGCCGCCCAATTGCTTGCGCCGCTGGCCGCCACGCTGCGCTCGACACGCCCCCTACTGGAGGTTCACGTACTCGAGGCCAACCCGGCCCGCTGCTTCGACTTGTTGGTCGCCGAGCGAATCGACCTCGCGGTTGTCGTCGCGATGCAGTCCGACACCTATGGTGAGGACGATCCGCGCTTCGAGCAGACCGTTCTGCTCGACGATCCCTTGGACGTGATCATTCCCTCCAACCATCCACTGGCATCGCGGGAGACGGTGACGCTCGAAGAGCTGGCGTCGGAACCCTGGATCACCGAGGCGACCGGTTCCACCTACCATGCCCTATTCACCGCGGCGTTCACGGCAGTCGGGGTGACGCCGCGGATTGCCCATGAGGCCGTTGAATGGGAAACCCAGATCGCCTTCGTTGGTGCGGGGCTGGGCGTGGGCCTGCTGCCGCGGCTGGCGCCCCTGCGTAGTGCCGAAAACGTGGTTCGACTGCGCATTACTGGCAATGGGAAGCCCGCGCGCCGTATAGTCGCCGCGGTGCGCAGGGGCAGCATCGCATCGCCCCTGATCCAGGAGTCGCTCGGCATCCTGCAGGTCAGGGCCAGTCATATCCTCGCCGCCAGACCCGAAGACGATCTCTGA